From a single Gadus morhua chromosome 3, gadMor3.0, whole genome shotgun sequence genomic region:
- the trappc5 gene encoding trafficking protein particle complex subunit 5, whose amino-acid sequence MTLTPGRGSISTKTITLKMETRFTKGKSAILERPLTRPKTEVSVSAFALLFSEMVQYCQSRVYSVSELQARLAEMGQGVGVSLLDVLVLREKNGKRETKVLNILLFIKVSVWKSLFGKEADKLEQANDDDKTYYIIEKEPLVNLYISVPKDNSSLNCAAFTGGVVEAILTHSGFPAKVTVHWHKGTTLMIKFDEAVIARDKALEGR is encoded by the exons ATGACGTTAACACCCGGAAGAGGAAGCATTTCTACCAAGACGATAACATTG AAGATGGAGACTCGGTTCACCAAAGGGAAGTCCGCTATTCTTGAGCGACCACTTACTCGGCCCAAAACAGAAGTGAGCGTCAGCGCGTTCGCTCTGCTGTTCTCCGAGATGGTGCAGTATTGTCAGAGTAGAGTCTACTCCGTGTCCGAACTCCAGGCTCGGCTGGCAGAGATGGGCCAGGGCGTAGGGGTCAGCCTGCTGGACGTCCTGGTTCTGAGGGAGAAGAACGGAAAGAGGGAAACCAAAGTCTTGAACATACTTCTTTTCATCAAG GTATCCGTGTGGAAGTCCCTTTTCGGCAAAGAGGCTGACAAGCTGGAGCAAGCCAACGACGACGACAAGACCTACTACATCATAGAGAAGGAGCCCCTGGTCAACCTGTACATCTCAGTACCCAAGGATAACAGCAGCTTGAACTGCGCCGCATTCACAGGCGGGGTGGTGGAGGCCATCCTCACCCACAGTGGCTTCCCCGCCAAGGTCACCGTCCACTGGCACAAGGGCACCACCCTCATGATCAAGTTCGACGAGGCGGTGATAGCCAGAGACAAGGCCCTAGAGGGCAGATag
- the pglyrp2 gene encoding N-acetylmuramoyl-L-alanine amidase isoform X1 — MASFGTFWLLLAVSFQGAHSLPAAPVSTPHLRSMESFISAVEQVEQSNPTLTPLALVRALRRIAGHDDPLTVHYLGASNRHPVLSATLDQAILNASSFSFFDKAVHHIVTDQGEERGVVLAPDGTTVALAPLLLGIEAGLRAREAEVGAETEQEGGASGVAAFGVFPLTLGRSLGLSFLSLQDFSADLRLGPGGCWDSVEQPRVFRLSRTPTLATDALINGGMDGAILGTALGNLSRAAPPPPPTRLSATLRGYYGYVLSEDRGLEELRGHASAKRRQSSRSLLEPLDPERQVMETLVMVWKLEKTEWIALDDGVEVSVKEGLKAFTHMYWDCPPIISRCQWGAEVIRGTHSPLSPPLPYLYIHHTYQPSTPCLSFPACSRDMRAMQRFHQDERGWKDIGYSFVVGSDGYVYEGRGWHNRGAHTRDRNTVGYGVAIIGNYISTLPSRYSMDLLRHRLVQCAVDGGRLAVNYTLLGHRQVVNTSCPGDAFYSEISTWDRFGK, encoded by the exons ATGGCCTCGTTTGGGACATTCTGGCTGCTTCTGGCGGTCTCATTTCAAGGCGCCCATAGCCTTCCTGCAG CTCCAGTGTCAACTCCCCACCTGCGCAGCATGGAGAGCTTCATCAGCGCCGTGGAGCAGGTGGAACAGTCcaaccccaccctgaccccgcTGGCCCTGGTCAGAGCCTTACGGAGGATCGCAGGCCACGACGACCCGCTCACCGTGCACTACCTCGGTGCCTCCAACCGCCACCCCGTCCTCTCGGCCACCCTGGACCAGGCCATCCTGaacgcctcctccttcagcttctTCGACAAGGCCGTGCACCACATTGTGACGGACCagggggaggagcggggggtGGTGCTGGCCCCGGACGGCACCACGGTGGCCCTGGCTCCCCTGCTGCTGGGCATCGAGGCGGGGCTGAGGGCCCgggaggcggaggtgggggCGGAGACAGAGCAGGAGGGCGGAGCGTCCGGCGTGGCGGCCTTTGGGGTCTTCCCCCTCACCCTGGGAAGGTCTCTGGGCCTGTCCTTCCTCAGCCTGCAGGACTTCTCGGCCGACCTGCGTCTCGGGCCCGGCGGCTGCTGGGACAGCGTGGAGCAGCCCAGGGTGTTCCGGCTGTCCCGGACGCCCACCCTGGCCACCGACGCCCTGATCAACGGGGGTATGGACGGGGCCATCCTGGGCACCGCCCTCGGCAACCTGTCGCGGgccgccccgccgccgccgccgaccaGGCTCAGCGCCACGCTGAGGGGGTACTACGGCTACGTGCTGAGCGAGGACCGCggcctggaggagctgaggggcCATGCCAGCGCCAAGCGGCGGCAGAGCTCCAGGAGCCTGCTGGAGCCGCTGGACCCCGAGAGGCAGGTGATGGAGACGCTGGTGATGGTGTGGAAGCTGGAGAAGACGGAGTGGATCGCCCTGGACGACGGCGTTGAGGTGTCGGTGAAGGAGGGGCTGAAGGCCTTCACTCACATGTACTGGG ACTGCCCTCCCATTATCTCTCGGTGCCAGTGGGGAGCGGAGGTCATCCGAGGCACTCACTCGCCTCTGTCCCCCCCGCTGCCCTACCTCTACATCCATCACACCTACCAGCCCTCGACGCCCTGCCTGTCCTTCCCAGCCTGCTCCAGAGACATGAGGGCCATGCAGCGCTTCCATCAGGACGAGCGGGGCTGGAAAGACATCGGATACAG CTTTGTGGTGGGCTCTGATGGCTATGTTTACGAGGGCAGAGGATGGCATAACCGCGGGGCGCACACTAGGGATCGCAATACCGTCGGCTACGGCGTGGCGATCATCGGCAACTACATATCCACTCTGCCTTCGCGCTACTCCATGGACCTGCTGCGCCACCGTCTGGTACAGTGTGCGGTCGACGGGGGGAGACTGGCTGTAAACTATACCCTACTGGGACACCGTCAAGTGGTGAATACCTCATGCCCCGGCGACGCCTTCTATTCGGAAATCAGTACCTGGGATCGCTTCGGGAAATGA
- the pglyrp2 gene encoding N-acetylmuramoyl-L-alanine amidase isoform X2, translated as MASFGTFWLLLAVSFQGAHSLPAAPVSTPHLRSMESFISAVEQVEQSNPTLTPLALVRALRRIAGHDDPLTVHYLGASNRHPVLSATLDQAILNASSFSFFDKAVHHIVTDQGEERGVVLAPDGTTVALAPLLLGIEAGLRAREAEVGAETEQEGGASGVAAFGVFPLTLGRSLGLSFLSLQDFSADLRLGPGGCWDSVEQPRVFRLSRTPTLATDALINGGMDGAILGTALGNLSRAAPPPPPTRLSATLRGYYGYVLSEDRGLEELRGHASAKRRQSSRSLLEPLDPERQVMETLVMVWKLEKTEWIALDDGVEVSVKEGLKAFTHMYWDCPPIISRCQWGAEVIRGTHSPLSPPLPYLYIHHTYQPSTPCLSFPACSRDMRAMQRFHQDERGWKDIGYRRHRSQKAGVAEGSHLQ; from the exons ATGGCCTCGTTTGGGACATTCTGGCTGCTTCTGGCGGTCTCATTTCAAGGCGCCCATAGCCTTCCTGCAG CTCCAGTGTCAACTCCCCACCTGCGCAGCATGGAGAGCTTCATCAGCGCCGTGGAGCAGGTGGAACAGTCcaaccccaccctgaccccgcTGGCCCTGGTCAGAGCCTTACGGAGGATCGCAGGCCACGACGACCCGCTCACCGTGCACTACCTCGGTGCCTCCAACCGCCACCCCGTCCTCTCGGCCACCCTGGACCAGGCCATCCTGaacgcctcctccttcagcttctTCGACAAGGCCGTGCACCACATTGTGACGGACCagggggaggagcggggggtGGTGCTGGCCCCGGACGGCACCACGGTGGCCCTGGCTCCCCTGCTGCTGGGCATCGAGGCGGGGCTGAGGGCCCgggaggcggaggtgggggCGGAGACAGAGCAGGAGGGCGGAGCGTCCGGCGTGGCGGCCTTTGGGGTCTTCCCCCTCACCCTGGGAAGGTCTCTGGGCCTGTCCTTCCTCAGCCTGCAGGACTTCTCGGCCGACCTGCGTCTCGGGCCCGGCGGCTGCTGGGACAGCGTGGAGCAGCCCAGGGTGTTCCGGCTGTCCCGGACGCCCACCCTGGCCACCGACGCCCTGATCAACGGGGGTATGGACGGGGCCATCCTGGGCACCGCCCTCGGCAACCTGTCGCGGgccgccccgccgccgccgccgaccaGGCTCAGCGCCACGCTGAGGGGGTACTACGGCTACGTGCTGAGCGAGGACCGCggcctggaggagctgaggggcCATGCCAGCGCCAAGCGGCGGCAGAGCTCCAGGAGCCTGCTGGAGCCGCTGGACCCCGAGAGGCAGGTGATGGAGACGCTGGTGATGGTGTGGAAGCTGGAGAAGACGGAGTGGATCGCCCTGGACGACGGCGTTGAGGTGTCGGTGAAGGAGGGGCTGAAGGCCTTCACTCACATGTACTGGG ACTGCCCTCCCATTATCTCTCGGTGCCAGTGGGGAGCGGAGGTCATCCGAGGCACTCACTCGCCTCTGTCCCCCCCGCTGCCCTACCTCTACATCCATCACACCTACCAGCCCTCGACGCCCTGCCTGTCCTTCCCAGCCTGCTCCAGAGACATGAGGGCCATGCAGCGCTTCCATCAGGACGAGCGGGGCTGGAAAGACATCGGATACAG GAGACATCGCAGCCAAAAAGCCGGAGTAGCTGAAGGTTCGCACCTACAATAA